A region from the Serinus canaria isolate serCan28SL12 chromosome 10, serCan2020, whole genome shotgun sequence genome encodes:
- the LOC103823212 gene encoding uncharacterized protein LOC103823212 isoform X11, with product MLRAERGGAAGTAPCPAARGAVPARSLCCTAFLLLAVCVRATAVPYGLGALAAVTWGPPGSAASQRGVGDTLGTACGDLLSSGCSPGMQGDVTPGAGAGGQSLGTGTAATRTSGTSLQGQAGSGHREGLRLGTAMAVTLSPTPWPGKRVPAASARLFQPQGPSPAGATVAGMGSTAPGVIPELGQTLVTEESTPSQPRTASVGPVPTAAGPPGPSPASPGSVPPPCSTEPALQRASEPGHRTATSSSVTSPCCPLRSPGAGHAASSLLSSQSLAVPSVLTLHAHAASSGSSTSQNSSTATEQLPAATRVASSPAELMTKGRPGSTGRKPPASHPSSLPLPSQPVHVLPLQFRLLGIAYGPALGSRNSESYRQLEGDVTLMLNQMLSSYESFLQANVLEFLNGSVVVRGQVLFRGDAPAPSNSHLIRTVVTEASKGRSIFSWQLEPQSVQSAGFSLENLDPEKLSISLTGSQLGMDSMESLVREVTASVSALYHVRNFTISQLRKLGGNTEITGDLYLDTVVHADVTEVLEALTALSGLSMALSSLSLEGSQLGLLVYPLSFVVTNRAFSQKLQDPLSAEHHHLSRHLGEAVARALRDYPSFLTAIIKEFLPGSLICHGNIIFRRPAPTSAQVLRALVRSVGPDQALAGSDIHVDPSSLSVGVPGHQEAGLAGWRSPLGQNRP from the exons ATGCTCCGTGCGGAGAGGGGAGGGGCTGCGGGCACAGCCCCGTGTCCTGCTGCCCgcggggctgtccctgcccgcagcctgtgctgcacagccttcctgctgctggccgTGTGTGTGCgtgccactgctgtcccctaCGGCCTGGGCGCtctggctgctgtcacctggGGTCCCCCGGGCTCAGCAGCCTCCCAGCGAGGGGtgggtgacactctggggacagcGTGTGGGGACCTCCTCTCCTcgggctgctccccagggatgcagggagatGTGACCCCTGGGGCAGGTGCTGggggacagagcctggggacagggactgcGGCCACACGGACATCTGGGACCTCCCTGCAGGggcaggctggctctgggcacagggaagggctcaggctgggcacagcaatGGCTGTCACGCTGTCCCCCACACCGTGGCCTGGCAAAAGGGTGCCTGCTGCCTCAGCTCGGCTCTTCCAGCCTCagggtcccagccctgcaggtgccaccgtggctgggatgggctccaCAGCCCCTGGTGTCATCCCAGAGCTTGGACAGACGCTTGTGACAGAAGAATCCAcgcccagccagcccaggacagcatCAGTGGGAcctgttcccactgcagcaggacctccagggcccagccctgccagcccaggctctgtgcctcccccctgctccacagagccagctctgcagcgTGCCTCTGAGCCTGGGCACCgcactgccaccagcagcagtgtgacATCTCCGTGCTGCCCGCTGcgctctcctggggctgggcatgcagccagctccctgctcagctcccagagcctggctgtgccctcagTACTGACCCTCCATGCCCACGCCGCGTCCAGTGgctccagcacttcccagaACTCCTCCACAGCCAcggagcagctccctgcagccaccagagtggcctccagcccagctgagctgatgACAAAGGGCAGGCCTGGCTCCACAGGGCGGAAACCCCCTGCATCCCACCCCTccagcctgcccctgccctcccagcctgtgcaCGTGCTGCCCTTGCAATTCCGGCTGCTGGGCATCGCTTACGGCCCggctctgggcagcaggaacTCCGAGAGCTACCGGCAGCTGGAGGGAGATGTGACACTGATg CTCAACCAGATGCTGTCCAGCTACGAGAGCTTCCTGCAGGCCAATGTCCTGGAGTTCCT gaatggctcagtGGTGGTGCGAGGGCAGGTTCTGTTCCGGGGggatgctcctgctccctccaacTCCCACCTCATCCGGACAGTCGTCACAGAGGCCAGCAAGGGAAGGAGCAtcttcagctggcagctggagcccCAGTCTGTCCAGTCTGCTG gcttcagcctggagaaccTGGACCCGGAGAAGCTGTCCATCTCCCTCACTGGCTCCCAGCTTGGCATGGACAGCATGGAGAGCCTGGTCAGAGAG gtaACTGCATCTGTCAGTGCCCTCTACCACGTCAGGAACTTCACCATCTCCCAGCTCAG GAAGCTGGGTGGGAACACGGAGATCACTGGAGACCTCTACCTAGACACAGTTGTCCATGCTGATGTTACGGAGGTTCTGGAAGCCCTGACTGCGCTCTCAGGCCTCTCCATGGCCCTGAGCTCCCTCTCGCTGGAGG gctcccagctggggctgctcgTGTACCCTCTGTCCTTCGTTGTCACCAACAGAGCCTTCAGCCAGAAGCTTCAGGACCCgctctctgcagagcaccaCCATCTCTCCAGGCACCTTGGTGAAGCG GTGGCGAGAGCCCTGAGGGATTACCCATCCTTCCTGACAGCCATCATCAAAGAATTCCT GCCTGGCTCCTTGATCTGCCACGGGAACATCATCTTCCGCCGCCCTGCTCCAACCAGCGCGCAAGTGCTGCGGGCACTCGTGCGCTCGGTGGGGCCAGACCAGGCTCTGGCTGGCTCTGACATCCACGTGGATCCATCCTCTCTCTCTGTGGGAG TGCCTGGGCACCaagaggctgggctggcaggctggaggagccctTTGGGACAGAACAGACCCTGA